In the Pleuronectes platessa chromosome 8, fPlePla1.1, whole genome shotgun sequence genome, one interval contains:
- the LOC128445533 gene encoding protocadherin gamma-A2 — protein MSSRTMTRQVLWFFLVLYVSSGLGQVTYSIPEEMPSGSLVGNIAQDLGLDVKRLKSGKARVYTGDSAGYIQLNKERGVLLVKDRIDREAICRQTTPCALHFQIILENPMEFYSVTVEITDINDNPPTFEKNEVSFKISESAIIGAKFVLDRAIDLDVGKNGLQKYELKPTDNFVLKRDSHGDGTEKIEMILQKPLDREKEELLSLVLTAFDGGDLQMSGTIRISITVLDANDNAPVFSQSTYTATVFENAPEGTAVTSVTATDADHGANGRIKYSIANSLDQAHALFQINEDSGEIWLIGKIDYETARNYHINIRASDDGGLTDSCKVIVEVVDMNDNKPTINIMSKSNVISEHSKPKTVVAMMNVQDPDSNENGKVNCFINDNTPLTIMSTSNNFYILVTDSELDRERSSEYNITVTCSDEGVPSLSSSVTLTLQISDVNDNAPVFERSSYEAYIVENNTPGLSVFTVKARDADWNQNARVSYILEDSSVNGVPVSSYVSVSADGGVIHAVRSFDYEQIKDFNFRVKAQDGGSPPLSSNVTVKILIQDQNDNPPQVLYPVQTGGSLVAELVPRSADVGYLVTKVVAVDVDSGQNAWLSYKLQKATDRALFEVGSQNGEIRTIRQVTDKDAVKQRLSVIVEDNGQPSRSATVLVNVAVADSFPEVLSEFTDFTHDKEYNDNLTFYLVLALAVVSFLFITCVVVIISVKIYRWRQSRVLYHSNLPVIPYYPPRYSDTLGTGTLQHVYNYEVCRTTDSRKSDCKFSGAGSQNVLIMDPSATGTMQRIQSEKSILDEPDSPLEVRLHILH, from the coding sequence ATGTCGAGCAGAACAATGACACGGCAAGTACTGTGGTTTTTCCTGGTCCTTTATGTCAGTTCAGGACTCGGCCAAGTCACCTACTCCATCCCTGAGGAAATGCCGAGTGGCTCTTTAGTCGGTAATATAGCTCAGGATTTGGGTTTAGATGTAAAACGACTGAAATCGGGTAAAGCTCGTGTTTATACGGGGGACAGTGCGGGGTACATCCAGCTGAATAAGGAACGAGGAGTCCTCCTTGTCAAAGACAGAATCGACAGAGAAGCGATTTGCAGACAAACGACGCCCTGTGCTTTACATTTTCAGATTATTTTAGAGAACCCGATGGAGTTCTACAGCGTCACTGTCGAAATAACAGACATAAATGATAATCCGcccacatttgaaaaaaacgaAGTCAGTTTCAAGATCAGCGAATCTGCTATTATTGGTGCTAAATTTGTTTTAGACAGAGCAATAGATCTTGATGTCGGCAAAAATGGTCTTCAGAAATACGAGCTTAAGCCTACGGATAATTTTGTTCTTAAACGGGACAGTCATGGTGACGGAACAGAAAAGATAGAAATGATTTTACAGAAGCCTCtcgacagagagaaggaggagctgtTGTCTTTGGTTTTAACAGCCTTTGATGGAGGCGACCTGCAGATGTCGGGAACAATTCGCATTTCCATCACAGTTTTAGATGCAAATGATAATGCACCTGTTTTTTCACAGTCCACCTACACAGCCACTGTTTTTGAAAATGCCCCAGAAGGGACAGCTGTCACCAGCGTGACTGCAACAGATGCAGACCATGGAGCGAATGGCCGGATAAAATATTCAATCGCCAACAGTTTAGATCAAGCTCATGCATTGTTTCAGATAAACGAAGACAGTGGGGAAATTTGGTTGATTGGAAAAATCGATTATGAAACTGCCCGGAATTACCATATTAACATACGTGCAAGTGATGATGGTGGACTTACAGATTCATGTAAAGTCATTGTTGAAGTAGTGGATATGAACGACAACAAACCGACTATTAATATAATGTCGAAGTCAAATGTGATATCTGAACACTCTAAACCGAAAACTGTTGTAGCAATGATGAACGTTCAAGACCCCGATTCAAATGAAAACGGTAAAGTTAATTGTTTTATCAACGATAACACTCCATTGACCATAATGTCGACATCAAATAATTTCTATATTTTAGTGACagacagtgaattagacagagAGCGATCCTCAGAGTATAATATCACAGTGACCTGCTCTGATGAGGGCGTGCCCTCCCTCTCCAGCAGCGTCACTCTCACCTTACAGATCTCTGACGTGAATGACAACGCGCCTGTCTTTGAGAGGAGCTCATATGAGGCCTACATTGTAGAAAACAACACACCAGGTCTCTCTGTATTCACAGTGAAAGCCAGAGACGCTGACTGGAACCAGAATGCCCGTGTTTCTTACATACTGGAGGACTCCTCTGTTAACGGAGTGCCAGTCTCCTCATATGTGTCCGTTAGTGCTGATGGTGGAGTCATCCATGCAGTGCGCTCTTTTGACTATGAGCAGATCAAAGATTTTAACTTCCGAGTCAAAGCTCAGGATGGAGGCTCTCCTCCACTCAGTAGTAACGTGACTGTAAAAATACTGATCCAGGACCAGAACGACAACCCCCCTCAGGTTCTGTACCCAGTCCAGACTGGTGGCTCTCTGGTGGCTGAACTGGTGCCTCGTTCAGCAGATGTGGGCTACCTGGTCACTAAAGTGGTGGCTGTTGACGTGGACTCCGGACAGAATGCCTGGCTCTCCTATAAACTGCAGAAAGCCACAGACAGGGCGCTGTTTGAAGTGGGCTCACAGAATGGAGAAATAAGAACTATCCGCCAAGTCACTGATAAAGACGCAGTGAAACAAAGACTGAGTGTTATAGTGGAGGACAACGGGCAGCCCTCTCGTTCAGCTACAGTCCTTGTTAACGTGGCGGTGGCGGACAGCTTCCCGGAAGTGCTGTCGGAGTTCACTGACTTTACGCACGACAAGGAGTACAACGACAACCTGACTTTTTACTTAGTGCTGGCTCTGGCTGtagtttccttcctcttcatcacgtgtGTGGTGGTTATTATCTCAGTGAAAATCTACAGATGGAGACAGTCTCGCGTCCTGTATCACTCCAACCTCCCTGTGATTCCATATTATCCACCACGTTACTCAGACACTTTGGGGACAGGGACTCTCCAGCACGTGTACAATTACGAGGTGTGCAGGACGACTGACTCCAGAAAGAGTGACTGTAAGTTCAGCGGAGCTGGTAGTCAGAACGTGCTGATAATGGACCCCAGTGCTACAGGGACGATGCAGCGGATACAGAGTGAAAAGAGCATCCTGGACGAACCAGACTCTCCTCTTGAGGTTAGACTGCACATTTTACACTGA
- the LOC128445537 gene encoding protocadherin beta-16: MSERTMRRQVLLFLSVLCLSYVVGQVSYSIPEEMAKGSVVGNIAHDLGLDLKRLKSGKARVYTGGGAQYIGLNRERAVLLIQERIDREALCGETTPCALHFQLILENPMELFRVTVEITDINDNTPSFTNAEKRFEISESAVIGSKFVLEKAIDSDIGINGLQQYALTPTDNFALKLENQADGSKKAEMVLQKPLDREKQNRISLLLTAIDGGEPQMSGTMQIFINVLDVNDNAPTFAKPLYRAKILENSPKGTSVTTVSASDKDIGSNGELSYLISPSKRVLYKLFKIDSKSGEIVLIGEIDYEKANVYQIDIEVTDRGGLSDSTKVIVDVIDINDNNPDINIVSKSESIFEDSPPNTVIAMLSISDPDSENNGKVQCNIDNNIPFKIQTTLNGFYTLITEVALDRELASRYNITVVCSDEGVPSLSSSVTLTLQISDVNDNAPVFERSSYEAYIVENNTPGLSVFTVKARDADWNQNARVSYILEDSSVNGVPVSSYVSVSADSGVIHAVRSFDYEQIKDFHFRVKAQDGGSPPLSSDVTVKILIQDQNDNPPQVLYPVQTTGSLVAELVPRSADVGYLVTKVVAVDVDSGQNAWLSYKLQKATDRALFEVGSQNGEIRTIRQVTDKDAVKQRLSVIVEDNGQPSRSATVVVNVAVADSFPEVLSEFTDFTHDKEYNDNLTFYLVLALAVVSFLFITCVVVIISVKIYRWRQSRVLYHSNLPVIPYYPPRYSDTLGTGTLQHVYNYEVCRTTDSRKSDCKFSGAGSQNVLIMDPSATGTMQRIQSEKSILDEPDSPLEVS, translated from the coding sequence ATGTCGGAAAGAACAATGAGACGGCAAGTACTGTTGTTTCTCTCGGTGCTCTGTCTCAGCTACGTGGTCGGGCAGGTCAGCTACTCCATCCCCGAAGAAATGGCCAAAGGCTCTGTGGTCGGTAACATAGCGCACGATTTAGGTTTAGATCTTAAACGGTTAAAATCAGGCAAAGCTCGGGTGTATACGGGCGGCGGTGCACAGTACATCGGGCTGAATAGAGAACGGGCAGTCCTCCTTATACAAGAGAGGATAGACAGAGAGGCTTTATGTGGAGAGACGACGCCTTGTGCTTTACATTTCCAGTTAATTCTGGAAAATCCAATGGAGTTGTTCCGTGTTACTGTGGAGATTACAGATATAAACGACAATACTCCTAGTTTTACAAACGCAGAAAAACGCTTTGAAATTAGCGAGTCCGCCGTCATAGGATCGAAATTCGTATTAGAGAAAGCTATTGATTCCGACATCGGTATTAATGGTTTACAACAATACGCACTTACTCCAACAGATAACTTTGCATTGAAACTAGAAAACCAGGCAGACGGAAGTAAAAAGGCAGAGATGGTGCTGCAGAAGCCTCTGGATCGAGAAAAGCAGAATCGCATTTCGTTGTTACTCACAGCAATAGATGGGGGAGAGCCGCAGATGTCAGGGACAATGCAGATATTTATCAATGTGTTGGATGTGAACGACAACGCACCCACATTCGCTAAACCGCTGTACAGAGCAAAAATACTCGAGAATTCTCCAAAAGGCACCAGCGTAACGACTGTCAGTGCCTCTGATAAAGATATTGGCTCGAACGGAGAATTATCATATCTGATATCGCCCAGTAAACGggttttatataaattatttaagaTTGACTCGAAAAGTGGTGAAATTGTCCTAATCGGTGAAATAGATTATGAAAAAGCAAATGTTTATCAGATCGATATTGAGGTTACAGACCGCGGGGGACTCTCTGATTCCACGAAGGTGATAGTTGACGttattgatataaatgacaataATCCTGACATAAACATTGTTTCTAAATCTGAATCTATTTTTGAGGACTCGCCTCCAAACACTGTAATTGCAATGTTGAGCATAAGTGACCCAGATTCGGAGAATAATGGAAAAGTGCAGTGTAACATAGACAATAACATTCCTTtcaaaatacaaacaacacTAAATGGATTTTATACCTTGATTACAGAGGTCGCTTTAGACAGAGAGCTCGCTTCCCGATATAATATCACAGTCGTCTGCTCTGATGAGGGCGTGCCCTCCCTCTCCAGCAGCGTCACTCTCACCTTACAGATCTCTGACGTGAATGACAACGCGCCTGTCTTTGAGAGGAGCTCATATGAGGCCTACATTGTAGAAAACAATACACCAGGTCTCTCTGTATTCACAGTGAAAGCCAGAGACGCTGACTGGAACCAGAATGCCCGTGTTTCTTACATACTGGAGGACTCCTCTGTTAACGGAGTGCCAGTCTCCTCATATGTGTCCGTTAGTGCTGATAGTGGAGTCATCCATGCAGTGCGCTCTTTTGACTACGAGCAGATCAAAGATTTTCACTTCCGAGTCAAAGCTCAGGATGGAGGCTCTCCTCCACTCAGTAGTGACGTGACTGTGAAAATACTGATCCAGGACCAGAACGACAACCCCCCTCAGGTTTTGTACCCAGTCCAGACTACTGGCTCTCTGGTGGCTGAACTGGTGCCTCGTTCAGCAGATGTGGGCTACCTGGTCACTAAAGTGGTGGCTGTGGATGTGGACTCTGGACAGAATGCCTGGCTCTCCTATAAACTGCAGAAAGCCACAGACAGGGCGCTGTTTGAAGTGGGCTCACAGAATGGAGAAATAAGAACTATCCGCCAAGTCACTGATAAAGACGCAGTGAAACAAAGACTGAGTGTTATAGTGGAGGACAACGGGCAGCCCTCTCGTTCAGCTACAGTCGTTGTTAACGTAGCGGTGGCGGACAGCTTCCCGGAAGTGCTGTCGGAGTTCACTGACTTTACGCACGACAAGGAGTACAACGACAACCTGACTTTTTACTTAGTGCTGGCTCTGGCTGtagtttccttcctcttcatcacgtgtGTAGTGGTTATTATCTCAGTGAAAATCTACAGATGGAGACAGTCTCGCGTCCTGTATCACTCCAACCTCCCTGTGATTCCCTATTATCCACCACGTTACTCAGACACTTTGGGGACAGGGACTctccaacatgtgtacaattACGAGGTGTGCAGGACGACTGACTCCAGAAAGAGTGACTGTAAGTTCAGCGGAGCTGGTAGTCAGAACGTGCTGATAATGGACCCCAGTGCTACAGGGACGATGCAGCGGATACAGAGTGAAAAGAGCATCCTGGATGAACCAGACTCTCCTCTAGAGGTTAGTTAA
- the LOC128445534 gene encoding protocadherin beta-16 isoform X1, protein MKLRQRRTQKWTRTMRRQVLLFVSLFSLRSVFGQVTYSVPEEMTKGSLVGNIAQDLGLDVRRLKSGKARIYTEDNAEYIELNKDRGALLVKERIDREALCGQTTPCALHLQITLEDPIEFFSVTVEINDINDNAPSFKKEEMKFRISESAVIGAKFVLERAMDLDVGVNGLQGYSLKPSDNFQLKLHNQQDGSKIVEMILKKQLDREAQEHLSLTLTATDGGGPQLSGTMRIDILVLDANDNAPVFTQEIYKATVVETAPKGTILSTVSAVDADKGSNGKVSYSITNTLGDGPVMFKIDEDSGVVALAGSLDYEKAQHYEIHVQASDDGGLTDSCKIIVDVTDTNDNHPSINVMSKTNSISENTRPGTVVTIFNVQDPDSGENGKVSCNIEEHMPFLMKTTSKKFFSLVTDSELDRERSSEFNITVSCSDGGVPSLSSSVTLTLQISDVNDNAPVFERSSYEAYIVENNTPGLSVFTVKARDADWNQNARVSYIMEDSSVNGVPVSSYVSVSADSGVIHAVRSFDYEQIKDFHFRVKAQDGGSPPLSSNVTVKILIQDQNDNPPQVLYPVQTGGSLVAEMVPRSADVGYLVTKVVAVDVDSGQNAWLSYKLQKATDRALFEVGSQNGEIRTIRQVTDKDAVKQRLNVIVEDNGQPSRSATVVVNVAVADSFPEVLSEFTDFTHDKEYNDNLTFYLVLALAVVSFLFITCVVVIISVKIYRWRQSRVLYHSNLPVIPYYPPRYSDTLGTGTLQHVYNYEVCRTNDSRKSDCKFGGAGSQNVLIMDPSATGTMQRIQSEKSILDEPDSPLEVRKL, encoded by the exons ATGAAACTGAGACAGAGACGCACACAGAA GTGGACGAGAACAATGAGACGGCAAGTACTGCTGTTTGTGTCGCTCTTTTCCCTACGCTCAGTGTTCGGGCAGGTCACCTACTCCGTTCCGGAGGAGATGACAAAGGGCTCTCTAGTTGGTAACATAGCGCAGGATTTAGGGCTGGACGTAAGAAGACTGAAGTCGGGCAAAGCTCGCATTTATACGGAGGACAATGCAGAATACATCGAGCTGAATAAAGACAGAGGAGCCCTGCTTGTGAAGGAAAGGATCGACAGAGAGGCGCTGTGCGGGCAGACAACACCTTGCGCTTTACATCTTCAAATTACTCTGGAGGACCCGATTGAATTCTTTTCTGTTACAGtcgaaattaatgatataaacGATAATGCACCGAGCTTCAAAAAGGAGGAGATGAAATTTAGGATCAGTGAGTCTGCGGTTATTGGAGCAAAATTTGTACTCGAGAGAGCCATGGATCTGGATGTGGGTGTTAACGGATTGCAAGGTTATTCGCTAAAACCATCAGACAATTTTCAACTGAAACTTCACAATCAGCAGGATGGAAGTAAAATAGTGGAAAtgattttgaaaaaacaacTAGATAGAGAAGCGCAAGAGCATCTCTCGTTGACGCTCACAGCTACTGATGGGGGTGGTCCTCAGCTGTCGGGGACAATGCGAATAGACATTTTAGTGTTAGACGCCAATGACAATGCCCCAGTTTTTACGCAGGAAATTTATAAAGCAACCGTTGTGGAGACTGCTCCAAAAGGTACCATTTTGAGCACAGTTAGTGCTGTAGATGCAGACAAAGGCTCCAATGGAAAAGTGTCGTATTCAATAACAAACACGTTAGGTGATGGCCCTGTAATGTTTAAAATTGACGAAGACAGTGGTGTTGTAGCTTTAGCTGGAAGCCTGGATTATGAAAAAGCACAGCACTATGAAATACACGTACAAGCTAGTGATGATGGAGGACTAACAGATTCATGTAAGATTATTGTTGACGTGACAGATACTAACGACAACCACCCCTCAATTAATGTAATGTCTAAGACGAATTCGATATCAGAAAATACCAGGCCAGGAACTGTAGTAACTATATTTAATGTTCAAGATCCTGACTCTGGAGAAAATGGAAAAGTCTCATGCAATATCGAAGAGCACATGCCATTTCTGATGAAAACAACGTCGAAAAAATTCTTTAGCCTCGTCACAGACAGTGAATTAGACCGAGAGAGATCCTCTGAGTTTAATATCACAGTGAGCTGCTCTGATGGGGGCGTGCCCTCCCTCTCCAGCAGTGTCACTCTCACCTTACAGATCTCTGACGTGAATGACAACGCACCTGTCTTTGAGAGGAGCTCATATGAGGCCTACATTGTAGAAAACAACACACCAGGTCTCTCTGTATTCACAGTGAAAGCCAGAGACGCTGACTGGAACCAGAATGCCCGTGTTTCTTACATAATGGAGGACTCCTCTGTTAACGGAGTGCCAGTCTCCTCATATGTGTCCGTTAGTGCTGATAGTGGAGTCATCCATGCAGTGCGCTCGTTTGACTATGAGCAGATCAAAGATTTTCACTTCCGAGTCAAAGCTCAGGATGGAGGCTCTCCTCCACTCAGTAGTAACGTGACTGTGAAAATACTGATCCAGGACCAGAACGACAACCCCCCTCAGGTTCTGTACCCAGTCCAGACTGGTGGCTCTCTGGTGGCTGAAATGGTGCCTCGTTCAGCAGATGTGGGCTATCTGGTCACTAAAGTGGTGGCTGTTGATGTGGACTCTGGACAGAATGCCTGGCTCTCCTATAAACTGCAGAAAGCGACAGACAGGGCGCTGTTTGAAGTGGGCTCACAGAATGGAGAAATAAGAACTATCCGCCAAGTCACTGATAAAGACGCAGTGAAACAAAGACTGAATGTTATAGTGGAAGACAACGGGCAGCCCTCTCGTTCTGCTACAGTCGTTGTTAACGTGGCGGTGGCGGACAGCTTCCCGGAAGTGCTGTCGGAGTTCACTGACTTTACGCACGACAAGGAGTACAACGACAACCTGACTTTTTACTTAGTGTTGGCTCTGGCTGtagtttccttcctcttcatcacgtgtGTAGTGGTTATTATCTCAGTGAAAATCTACAGATGGAGACAGTCTCGCGTCCTGTATCACTCCAACCTCCCCGTGATTCCATATTATCCACCACGTTACTCAGACACTTTGGGGACAGGGACTCTCCAACACGTGTACAATTACGAGGTGTGCAGGACGAATGACTCCAGAAAGAGTGACTGTAAGTTCGGCGGAGCTGGTAGTCAGAACGTGCTGATAATGGACCCCAGTGCTACAGGGACGATGCAGCGGATTCAGAGTGAAAAGAGCATCCTGGACGAACCAGACTCTCCTCTGGAGGTTAGAAAACTTTAA
- the LOC128445534 gene encoding protocadherin beta-16 isoform X2, with translation MRRQVLLFVSLFSLRSVFGQVTYSVPEEMTKGSLVGNIAQDLGLDVRRLKSGKARIYTEDNAEYIELNKDRGALLVKERIDREALCGQTTPCALHLQITLEDPIEFFSVTVEINDINDNAPSFKKEEMKFRISESAVIGAKFVLERAMDLDVGVNGLQGYSLKPSDNFQLKLHNQQDGSKIVEMILKKQLDREAQEHLSLTLTATDGGGPQLSGTMRIDILVLDANDNAPVFTQEIYKATVVETAPKGTILSTVSAVDADKGSNGKVSYSITNTLGDGPVMFKIDEDSGVVALAGSLDYEKAQHYEIHVQASDDGGLTDSCKIIVDVTDTNDNHPSINVMSKTNSISENTRPGTVVTIFNVQDPDSGENGKVSCNIEEHMPFLMKTTSKKFFSLVTDSELDRERSSEFNITVSCSDGGVPSLSSSVTLTLQISDVNDNAPVFERSSYEAYIVENNTPGLSVFTVKARDADWNQNARVSYIMEDSSVNGVPVSSYVSVSADSGVIHAVRSFDYEQIKDFHFRVKAQDGGSPPLSSNVTVKILIQDQNDNPPQVLYPVQTGGSLVAEMVPRSADVGYLVTKVVAVDVDSGQNAWLSYKLQKATDRALFEVGSQNGEIRTIRQVTDKDAVKQRLNVIVEDNGQPSRSATVVVNVAVADSFPEVLSEFTDFTHDKEYNDNLTFYLVLALAVVSFLFITCVVVIISVKIYRWRQSRVLYHSNLPVIPYYPPRYSDTLGTGTLQHVYNYEVCRTNDSRKSDCKFGGAGSQNVLIMDPSATGTMQRIQSEKSILDEPDSPLEVRKL, from the coding sequence ATGAGACGGCAAGTACTGCTGTTTGTGTCGCTCTTTTCCCTACGCTCAGTGTTCGGGCAGGTCACCTACTCCGTTCCGGAGGAGATGACAAAGGGCTCTCTAGTTGGTAACATAGCGCAGGATTTAGGGCTGGACGTAAGAAGACTGAAGTCGGGCAAAGCTCGCATTTATACGGAGGACAATGCAGAATACATCGAGCTGAATAAAGACAGAGGAGCCCTGCTTGTGAAGGAAAGGATCGACAGAGAGGCGCTGTGCGGGCAGACAACACCTTGCGCTTTACATCTTCAAATTACTCTGGAGGACCCGATTGAATTCTTTTCTGTTACAGtcgaaattaatgatataaacGATAATGCACCGAGCTTCAAAAAGGAGGAGATGAAATTTAGGATCAGTGAGTCTGCGGTTATTGGAGCAAAATTTGTACTCGAGAGAGCCATGGATCTGGATGTGGGTGTTAACGGATTGCAAGGTTATTCGCTAAAACCATCAGACAATTTTCAACTGAAACTTCACAATCAGCAGGATGGAAGTAAAATAGTGGAAAtgattttgaaaaaacaacTAGATAGAGAAGCGCAAGAGCATCTCTCGTTGACGCTCACAGCTACTGATGGGGGTGGTCCTCAGCTGTCGGGGACAATGCGAATAGACATTTTAGTGTTAGACGCCAATGACAATGCCCCAGTTTTTACGCAGGAAATTTATAAAGCAACCGTTGTGGAGACTGCTCCAAAAGGTACCATTTTGAGCACAGTTAGTGCTGTAGATGCAGACAAAGGCTCCAATGGAAAAGTGTCGTATTCAATAACAAACACGTTAGGTGATGGCCCTGTAATGTTTAAAATTGACGAAGACAGTGGTGTTGTAGCTTTAGCTGGAAGCCTGGATTATGAAAAAGCACAGCACTATGAAATACACGTACAAGCTAGTGATGATGGAGGACTAACAGATTCATGTAAGATTATTGTTGACGTGACAGATACTAACGACAACCACCCCTCAATTAATGTAATGTCTAAGACGAATTCGATATCAGAAAATACCAGGCCAGGAACTGTAGTAACTATATTTAATGTTCAAGATCCTGACTCTGGAGAAAATGGAAAAGTCTCATGCAATATCGAAGAGCACATGCCATTTCTGATGAAAACAACGTCGAAAAAATTCTTTAGCCTCGTCACAGACAGTGAATTAGACCGAGAGAGATCCTCTGAGTTTAATATCACAGTGAGCTGCTCTGATGGGGGCGTGCCCTCCCTCTCCAGCAGTGTCACTCTCACCTTACAGATCTCTGACGTGAATGACAACGCACCTGTCTTTGAGAGGAGCTCATATGAGGCCTACATTGTAGAAAACAACACACCAGGTCTCTCTGTATTCACAGTGAAAGCCAGAGACGCTGACTGGAACCAGAATGCCCGTGTTTCTTACATAATGGAGGACTCCTCTGTTAACGGAGTGCCAGTCTCCTCATATGTGTCCGTTAGTGCTGATAGTGGAGTCATCCATGCAGTGCGCTCGTTTGACTATGAGCAGATCAAAGATTTTCACTTCCGAGTCAAAGCTCAGGATGGAGGCTCTCCTCCACTCAGTAGTAACGTGACTGTGAAAATACTGATCCAGGACCAGAACGACAACCCCCCTCAGGTTCTGTACCCAGTCCAGACTGGTGGCTCTCTGGTGGCTGAAATGGTGCCTCGTTCAGCAGATGTGGGCTATCTGGTCACTAAAGTGGTGGCTGTTGATGTGGACTCTGGACAGAATGCCTGGCTCTCCTATAAACTGCAGAAAGCGACAGACAGGGCGCTGTTTGAAGTGGGCTCACAGAATGGAGAAATAAGAACTATCCGCCAAGTCACTGATAAAGACGCAGTGAAACAAAGACTGAATGTTATAGTGGAAGACAACGGGCAGCCCTCTCGTTCTGCTACAGTCGTTGTTAACGTGGCGGTGGCGGACAGCTTCCCGGAAGTGCTGTCGGAGTTCACTGACTTTACGCACGACAAGGAGTACAACGACAACCTGACTTTTTACTTAGTGTTGGCTCTGGCTGtagtttccttcctcttcatcacgtgtGTAGTGGTTATTATCTCAGTGAAAATCTACAGATGGAGACAGTCTCGCGTCCTGTATCACTCCAACCTCCCCGTGATTCCATATTATCCACCACGTTACTCAGACACTTTGGGGACAGGGACTCTCCAACACGTGTACAATTACGAGGTGTGCAGGACGAATGACTCCAGAAAGAGTGACTGTAAGTTCGGCGGAGCTGGTAGTCAGAACGTGCTGATAATGGACCCCAGTGCTACAGGGACGATGCAGCGGATTCAGAGTGAAAAGAGCATCCTGGACGAACCAGACTCTCCTCTGGAGGTTAGAAAACTTTAA